A genome region from Glycine max cultivar Williams 82 chromosome 5, Glycine_max_v4.0, whole genome shotgun sequence includes the following:
- the LOC102659529 gene encoding uncharacterized protein isoform X1 — MGDSTCLMQQPFCYASGISNEANENNPIHALGQSISFGRFMSESLAWEKWSSFSHNRYVEEAERYSRPGSVAQKKAFFEAHYKKLAAQKAAALLEQANNEAQKNATGQEDEGVIDNDNDTHNSQISPNSEMVVKEEQDAKVLSVTSEQDAVVRLTVSEHDVSVTPESAKVEGAEAVMEKVAVVGSSMKVELQNQVEDVDAQMEESEKLSAIVTPPILTPIVKVSKSEQEVLASVGMKKPPVSSFKLSKFNGTSKLTTTPVKSTATISFKRDNIATPISNKPANGTSKFTTAPIKSTAAISFKRDNIATPMSNKLANGTSKFTTTPVQSTAAISFERDNIVTPMRNKPAILSTADKKRSTPRSVNFTPIRELNRLTASVMRKFESTRAGAGSSKASKDSLTPLRTPTMASKEMQKQSSLTPLTEKKRNKTPLDLSSAPGNHTGGSKWRLLSGENRMRSPLISSPFSLRTEERAARRKKKLEEKFNANEAQKVQLHTKLKEKTETEIIRKLRQSFCFKARPLPDFYKERKTSTNETKKDPLTHFETPKDGRKSTPSMAADSKTSFPPNRPVLKNSGTKHFQGKSGRTLSHPLTSTSTIIPTHENTSPNIQNGYHTGRNFKYQPC, encoded by the exons ATGGGGGACTCAACTTGTCTCATGCAACAACCATTCTGTTATGCTTCCGGCATTTCCAATGAAGCCAACGAG AACAACCCTATTCATGCACTTGGGCAATCAATTTCGTTTGGGAGGTTCATGTCAGAGTCCCTGGCATGGGAGAAGTGGTCCAGCTTCTCCCACAACCGCTACGTAGAAGAGGCAGAGAGGTACTCAAGACCCGGTTCAGTTGCAcagaagaaggctttctttgaagctcactacaagaaACTTGCTGCTCAGAAGGCAGCTGCACTGCTTGAACAAGCAAACAATGAGGCACAGAAAAATGCCACAGGACAAGAAGATGAGGGAGTAATTGACAATGACAATGACACTCATAATTCACAAATAAGTCCAAATTCTGAAATGGTTGTCAAGGAAGAACAAGATGCAAAGGTTTTAAGTGTTACCTCTGAGCAAGATGCTGTCGTCAGACTCACAGTCAGTGAGCATGATGTAAGTGTTACACCTGAAAGTGCCAAGGTAGAGGGAGCTGAGGCAGTGATGGAAAAAGTAGCTGTTGTGGGAAGTTCAATGAAGGTTGAATTGCAAAACCAGGTTGAAGATGTTGATGCACAAATGGAGGAAAGTGAAAAGCTTAGTGCAATTGTAACACCTCCAATTTTGACACCAATAGTGAAg GTATCCAAATCTGAACAGGAAGTTTTGGCAAGTGTGGGCATGAAGAAACCACCCGTTTCTTCCTTTAAGTTGTCAAAGTTTAATGGAACCTCCAAGTTAACCACTACACCTGTTAAGTCCACAGCAACTATTTCTTTCAAAAGAGATAACATTGCTACCCCAATTAGCAACAAACCTGCTAATGGAACCTCCAAGTTCACCACTGCACCTATTAAGTCCACAGCTGCTATTTCTTTCAAAAGAGATAATAttgctacaccaatgagcaatAAACTTGCTAACGGAACCTCCAAGTTCACTACTACACCTGTTCAGTCCACAGCTGCTATTTCATTCGAAAGGGATAATATTGTTACTCCAATGAGAAATAAGCCTGCTATATTAAGCACTGCAGATAAAAAGAGATCTACTCCTAGATCAGTTAATTTTACACCCATTAGAGAACTTAATAGATTGACTGCTTCAGTCATGAGGAAATTTGAAAGTACAAGAGCTGGTGCTGGTTCTTCCAAGGCTTCAAAGGATAGCTTGACTCCTCTAAGAACTCCAACTATG GCTTCCAAGGAGATGCAAAAGCAATCTTCATTGACCCCATTAACTGAAAAGAAAAG GAACAAAACGCCTCTTGATCTATCATCAGCACCAGGAAACCATACGGGTGGTTCTAAATGGCGCTTGCTTTCTGGAGA AAATAGAATGAGATCCCCACTTATATCATCCCCTTTCAGCTTGAGGACAGAAGAAAGGGCTGCAAGAAGAAAGAAG AAACTTGAAGAAAAGTTCAATGCTAATGAAGCACAAAAAGTGCAGCTGCATACCAAACTCAAG GAGAAAACTGAGACCGAGATTATTAGAAAACTACGCCAAAGCTTTTGCTTCAAAGCCAGGCCACTGCCTGATTTTTACAAGGAAAGGAAAACATCAACGAATGAGACAAAAAAG GATCCACTGACACATTTTGAAACACCTAAAGACGGAAGGAAATCCACCCCTAGTATGGCGGCAGACAGCAAGACTTCTTTTCCTCCCAACAGACCTGTATTGAAAAACAGTGGCACGAAGCATTTTCAGGGAAAGAGTGGTCGCACCTTGTCTCATCCTCTAACTTCAACTTCCACGATTATTCCAACTCATGAGAATACGTCACCAAATATTCAGAATGGATACCATACTGGTAGAAACTTCAAATATCAACCATGTTGA
- the LOC102659753 gene encoding protein FAR1-RELATED SEQUENCE 7 isoform X2 yields MGQESQTQNHSDFSVSDTNKVIDTENECTSPNVCPVDNSHMEINDECQTSNIFHVDKFPTNVSSGQLCETENPCATFVTMTSTDVKNEEEICVAPKIGMEFESEDTAYKCYSEYAVLNGFSIRKDFVNKSRINGAVVSRRYTCHRQGYRPSKNGTYLRKLKQETRTGCLAHMTISRQPNGKFCVINFETEHNHELVTPCTAHMLQSQKRLTFAQAVEANLTKSGLDGVPKLGMGFDSEEHAYEFYNTYAGHVGFSVRKDYVNRSKVDGAVASRRFTCFREGFRHKDKQDTNVKRPRKDTRIGCLAQLVISRQPDGRYHITHFEEKHNHELVAACRVHMLRSQKKLATTQVEKNIADGSNVLPTSTSESNCKAIEGFVDMDCDPMGHEYKLPFKCTSKMKEGEIEKIKHHFQIKQSKNPSFFYAFQLDADDQITNIFWADTKMMVDYGDFGDVICFDSSYKYYKDFRPFVPFLGINNHQQMTIFGAALLYNESVESLKWLFRVFIEAMSGRKPKTILTDLDIITAEAINSISPQTNHRVCVWHVYQDALKQLSHVSVRSGSFVNDLRSCFFDNEEEDYFVNAWNALLDKYDLWQNEWLQQIYGSRDRWAIAYGRQFFCADMVSMLLRENLTGNLKKYLKHGTDILPLLKYLVKVVTDWHYRELEANYDMSQHMPPLMGDIITLKHASAPYTPKIFELFQKEYEACLNLVIKHCTESGSLYNYKVSIYEQVREYSVTFDSSNKTISCCCMKFEYVGILCCHALKVLDYRNIRIVPSQYILKRWTKDARV; encoded by the coding sequence ATGGGGCAGGAGAGTCAGACTCAAAACCACAGTGATTTCTCCGTCTCAGACACTAACAAGGTCATTGACACCGAGAATGAGTGTACCAGTCCAAATGTTTGTCCTGTTGACAATAGTCACATGGAAATTAATGATGAATGCCAGACATCAAATATTTTCCATGTTGACAAATTTCCTACTAACGTCAGTAGTGGACAGTTGTGTGAGACTGAGAACCCCTGTGCTACCTTTGTTACAATGACTAGTACTGATGTAAAAAATGAGGAGGAAATATGTGTGGCACCCAAGATTGGCATGGAGTTTGAATCAGAAGACACTGCTTACAAATGTTATAGCGAGTATGCTGTCCTCAACGGTTTCAGCATAAGAAAGGATTTTGTCAACAAAAGTAGGATAAATGGTGCAGTGGTGTCCAGAAGATACACCTGCCATAGACAGGGTTATCGTCCTAGCAAAAATGGTACATACTTGAGGAAATTGAAGCAGGAAACAAGAACTGGTTGTTTGGCACACATGACTATTTCTCGTCAGCCGAATGGAAAGTTTTGTGTCATTAATTTTGAAACTGAGCACAATCACGAGTTAGTAACACCCTGTACTGCTCATATGTTACAATCACAGAAAAGATTGACTTTTGCTCAAGCTGTTGAAGCAAACTTAACCAAGTCAGGGTTGGATGGGGTACCAAAACTGGGAATGGGATTTGACTCAGAGGAGCATGcatatgaattttataatacATATGCTGGACATGTAGGTTTCAGTGTAAGAAAAGATTATGTAAATAGGAGTAAAGTTGATGGTGCTGTGGCATCTAGACGATTTACTTGCTTCAGAGAAGGTTTTCGGCATAAAGACAAACAGGATACAAATGTAAAGAGACCTCGAAAGGATACTAGAATTGGATGTTTAGCACAACTGGTAATTTCTCGACAACCTGATGGTAGATATCATATTACTCACTTTGAAGAAAAGCATAATCATGAGCTTGTTGCTGCATGTAGAGTGCACATGTTAAGATCACAAAAGAAGCTAGCTACAACTCAAGTTGAAAAGAACATTGCAGATGGATCTAATGTGCTGCCCACGTCAACCTCTGAATCCAATTGCAAGGCTATTGAAGGCTTTGTTGATATGGATTGTGATCCCATGGGTCATGAATACAAACTACCTTTCAAATGTACAAGCAAAATGAAAGAGGGAGAAATTGAAAAGATTAAACATCACTTCCAAATCAAGCAATCAAAGAatccttctttcttttatgcTTTCCAGCTTGATGCTGATGATcaaataactaatatattttgGGCTGATACAAAGATGATGGTAGACTACGGTGATTTTGGTGATGTTATTTGTTTTGATAGtagttataaatattataaggaCTTCCGGCCATTTGTTCCGTTCCTTGGTATAAATAATCACCAGCAAATGACTATCTTTGGGGCAGCACTTCTTTATAATGAATCTGTAGAATCTTTGAAGTGGCTGTTTCGAGTTTTCATTGAGGCAATGTCTGGACGCAAGCCAAAGACAATCCTTACAGATCTAGACATAATAACAGCTGAAGCAATCAATTCCATATCACCTCAAACAAATCATCGAGTTTGTGTATGGCATGTCTATCAAGATGCCCTCAAACAGCTGAGTCATGTTTCTGTTAGATCTGGTTCTTTTGTAAATGATTTGAGAAGCTGCTTCTTTGATAATGAGGAGGAGGATTATTTTGTTAATGCATGGAATGCTCTCCTGGACAAGTATGATCTGTGGCAAAATGAATGGTTGCAACAAATATATGGCAGCAGAGATAGATGGGCCATAGCATATGGAAGACAGTTTTTTTGTGCTGACATGGTAAGCATGCTACTGAGAGAAAATCTTACTGGCAACCTGAAAAAGTACCTAAAGCATGGCACAGACATTCTTCCACTTTTGAAGTATCTTGTTAAGGTTGTTACTGATTGGCACTACAGGGAATTAGAAGCCAATTATGACATGAGCCAGCATATGCCACCGCTGATGGGGGATATCATTACGTTAAAGCATGCAAGTGCTCCATACACACCTAAGATATTTGAGTTATTTCAGAAAGAATATGAAGCATGTTTGAATCTAGTGATAAAGCATTGCACTGAGAGTGGATCATTGTATAATTATAAAGTTAGCATATATGAACAGGTACGAGAGTATTCGGTTACTTTTGATTCTTCTAACAAGACAATCAGTTGCTGCTGTATGAAATTTGAGTATGTGGGAATCTTATGCTGCCATGCATTAAAAGTTCTTGACTATAGGAACATAAGGATAGTTCCATCCCAGTACATCTTAAAGAGATGGACAAAAGATGCTAGAGTTTGA
- the LOC102659529 gene encoding protein WVD2-like 4 isoform X2, producing the protein MSESLAWEKWSSFSHNRYVEEAERYSRPGSVAQKKAFFEAHYKKLAAQKAAALLEQANNEAQKNATGQEDEGVIDNDNDTHNSQISPNSEMVVKEEQDAKVLSVTSEQDAVVRLTVSEHDVSVTPESAKVEGAEAVMEKVAVVGSSMKVELQNQVEDVDAQMEESEKLSAIVTPPILTPIVKVSKSEQEVLASVGMKKPPVSSFKLSKFNGTSKLTTTPVKSTATISFKRDNIATPISNKPANGTSKFTTAPIKSTAAISFKRDNIATPMSNKLANGTSKFTTTPVQSTAAISFERDNIVTPMRNKPAILSTADKKRSTPRSVNFTPIRELNRLTASVMRKFESTRAGAGSSKASKDSLTPLRTPTMASKEMQKQSSLTPLTEKKRNKTPLDLSSAPGNHTGGSKWRLLSGENRMRSPLISSPFSLRTEERAARRKKKLEEKFNANEAQKVQLHTKLKEKTETEIIRKLRQSFCFKARPLPDFYKERKTSTNETKKDPLTHFETPKDGRKSTPSMAADSKTSFPPNRPVLKNSGTKHFQGKSGRTLSHPLTSTSTIIPTHENTSPNIQNGYHTGRNFKYQPC; encoded by the exons ATGTCAGAGTCCCTGGCATGGGAGAAGTGGTCCAGCTTCTCCCACAACCGCTACGTAGAAGAGGCAGAGAGGTACTCAAGACCCGGTTCAGTTGCAcagaagaaggctttctttgaagctcactacaagaaACTTGCTGCTCAGAAGGCAGCTGCACTGCTTGAACAAGCAAACAATGAGGCACAGAAAAATGCCACAGGACAAGAAGATGAGGGAGTAATTGACAATGACAATGACACTCATAATTCACAAATAAGTCCAAATTCTGAAATGGTTGTCAAGGAAGAACAAGATGCAAAGGTTTTAAGTGTTACCTCTGAGCAAGATGCTGTCGTCAGACTCACAGTCAGTGAGCATGATGTAAGTGTTACACCTGAAAGTGCCAAGGTAGAGGGAGCTGAGGCAGTGATGGAAAAAGTAGCTGTTGTGGGAAGTTCAATGAAGGTTGAATTGCAAAACCAGGTTGAAGATGTTGATGCACAAATGGAGGAAAGTGAAAAGCTTAGTGCAATTGTAACACCTCCAATTTTGACACCAATAGTGAAg GTATCCAAATCTGAACAGGAAGTTTTGGCAAGTGTGGGCATGAAGAAACCACCCGTTTCTTCCTTTAAGTTGTCAAAGTTTAATGGAACCTCCAAGTTAACCACTACACCTGTTAAGTCCACAGCAACTATTTCTTTCAAAAGAGATAACATTGCTACCCCAATTAGCAACAAACCTGCTAATGGAACCTCCAAGTTCACCACTGCACCTATTAAGTCCACAGCTGCTATTTCTTTCAAAAGAGATAATAttgctacaccaatgagcaatAAACTTGCTAACGGAACCTCCAAGTTCACTACTACACCTGTTCAGTCCACAGCTGCTATTTCATTCGAAAGGGATAATATTGTTACTCCAATGAGAAATAAGCCTGCTATATTAAGCACTGCAGATAAAAAGAGATCTACTCCTAGATCAGTTAATTTTACACCCATTAGAGAACTTAATAGATTGACTGCTTCAGTCATGAGGAAATTTGAAAGTACAAGAGCTGGTGCTGGTTCTTCCAAGGCTTCAAAGGATAGCTTGACTCCTCTAAGAACTCCAACTATG GCTTCCAAGGAGATGCAAAAGCAATCTTCATTGACCCCATTAACTGAAAAGAAAAG GAACAAAACGCCTCTTGATCTATCATCAGCACCAGGAAACCATACGGGTGGTTCTAAATGGCGCTTGCTTTCTGGAGA AAATAGAATGAGATCCCCACTTATATCATCCCCTTTCAGCTTGAGGACAGAAGAAAGGGCTGCAAGAAGAAAGAAG AAACTTGAAGAAAAGTTCAATGCTAATGAAGCACAAAAAGTGCAGCTGCATACCAAACTCAAG GAGAAAACTGAGACCGAGATTATTAGAAAACTACGCCAAAGCTTTTGCTTCAAAGCCAGGCCACTGCCTGATTTTTACAAGGAAAGGAAAACATCAACGAATGAGACAAAAAAG GATCCACTGACACATTTTGAAACACCTAAAGACGGAAGGAAATCCACCCCTAGTATGGCGGCAGACAGCAAGACTTCTTTTCCTCCCAACAGACCTGTATTGAAAAACAGTGGCACGAAGCATTTTCAGGGAAAGAGTGGTCGCACCTTGTCTCATCCTCTAACTTCAACTTCCACGATTATTCCAACTCATGAGAATACGTCACCAAATATTCAGAATGGATACCATACTGGTAGAAACTTCAAATATCAACCATGTTGA
- the LOC102659753 gene encoding protein FAR1-RELATED SEQUENCE 7 isoform X1: MQDTEPDIKRHPLEDAENECPISPEVVIDMGQESQTQNHSDFSVSDTNKVIDTENECTSPNVCPVDNSHMEINDECQTSNIFHVDKFPTNVSSGQLCETENPCATFVTMTSTDVKNEEEICVAPKIGMEFESEDTAYKCYSEYAVLNGFSIRKDFVNKSRINGAVVSRRYTCHRQGYRPSKNGTYLRKLKQETRTGCLAHMTISRQPNGKFCVINFETEHNHELVTPCTAHMLQSQKRLTFAQAVEANLTKSGLDGVPKLGMGFDSEEHAYEFYNTYAGHVGFSVRKDYVNRSKVDGAVASRRFTCFREGFRHKDKQDTNVKRPRKDTRIGCLAQLVISRQPDGRYHITHFEEKHNHELVAACRVHMLRSQKKLATTQVEKNIADGSNVLPTSTSESNCKAIEGFVDMDCDPMGHEYKLPFKCTSKMKEGEIEKIKHHFQIKQSKNPSFFYAFQLDADDQITNIFWADTKMMVDYGDFGDVICFDSSYKYYKDFRPFVPFLGINNHQQMTIFGAALLYNESVESLKWLFRVFIEAMSGRKPKTILTDLDIITAEAINSISPQTNHRVCVWHVYQDALKQLSHVSVRSGSFVNDLRSCFFDNEEEDYFVNAWNALLDKYDLWQNEWLQQIYGSRDRWAIAYGRQFFCADMVSMLLRENLTGNLKKYLKHGTDILPLLKYLVKVVTDWHYRELEANYDMSQHMPPLMGDIITLKHASAPYTPKIFELFQKEYEACLNLVIKHCTESGSLYNYKVSIYEQVREYSVTFDSSNKTISCCCMKFEYVGILCCHALKVLDYRNIRIVPSQYILKRWTKDARV; the protein is encoded by the coding sequence ATGCAGGATACTGAACCTGATATAAAAAGGCACCCCCTGGAAGATGCAGAAAATGAATGTCCAATATCCCCTGAGGTGGTGATTGATATGGGGCAGGAGAGTCAGACTCAAAACCACAGTGATTTCTCCGTCTCAGACACTAACAAGGTCATTGACACCGAGAATGAGTGTACCAGTCCAAATGTTTGTCCTGTTGACAATAGTCACATGGAAATTAATGATGAATGCCAGACATCAAATATTTTCCATGTTGACAAATTTCCTACTAACGTCAGTAGTGGACAGTTGTGTGAGACTGAGAACCCCTGTGCTACCTTTGTTACAATGACTAGTACTGATGTAAAAAATGAGGAGGAAATATGTGTGGCACCCAAGATTGGCATGGAGTTTGAATCAGAAGACACTGCTTACAAATGTTATAGCGAGTATGCTGTCCTCAACGGTTTCAGCATAAGAAAGGATTTTGTCAACAAAAGTAGGATAAATGGTGCAGTGGTGTCCAGAAGATACACCTGCCATAGACAGGGTTATCGTCCTAGCAAAAATGGTACATACTTGAGGAAATTGAAGCAGGAAACAAGAACTGGTTGTTTGGCACACATGACTATTTCTCGTCAGCCGAATGGAAAGTTTTGTGTCATTAATTTTGAAACTGAGCACAATCACGAGTTAGTAACACCCTGTACTGCTCATATGTTACAATCACAGAAAAGATTGACTTTTGCTCAAGCTGTTGAAGCAAACTTAACCAAGTCAGGGTTGGATGGGGTACCAAAACTGGGAATGGGATTTGACTCAGAGGAGCATGcatatgaattttataatacATATGCTGGACATGTAGGTTTCAGTGTAAGAAAAGATTATGTAAATAGGAGTAAAGTTGATGGTGCTGTGGCATCTAGACGATTTACTTGCTTCAGAGAAGGTTTTCGGCATAAAGACAAACAGGATACAAATGTAAAGAGACCTCGAAAGGATACTAGAATTGGATGTTTAGCACAACTGGTAATTTCTCGACAACCTGATGGTAGATATCATATTACTCACTTTGAAGAAAAGCATAATCATGAGCTTGTTGCTGCATGTAGAGTGCACATGTTAAGATCACAAAAGAAGCTAGCTACAACTCAAGTTGAAAAGAACATTGCAGATGGATCTAATGTGCTGCCCACGTCAACCTCTGAATCCAATTGCAAGGCTATTGAAGGCTTTGTTGATATGGATTGTGATCCCATGGGTCATGAATACAAACTACCTTTCAAATGTACAAGCAAAATGAAAGAGGGAGAAATTGAAAAGATTAAACATCACTTCCAAATCAAGCAATCAAAGAatccttctttcttttatgcTTTCCAGCTTGATGCTGATGATcaaataactaatatattttgGGCTGATACAAAGATGATGGTAGACTACGGTGATTTTGGTGATGTTATTTGTTTTGATAGtagttataaatattataaggaCTTCCGGCCATTTGTTCCGTTCCTTGGTATAAATAATCACCAGCAAATGACTATCTTTGGGGCAGCACTTCTTTATAATGAATCTGTAGAATCTTTGAAGTGGCTGTTTCGAGTTTTCATTGAGGCAATGTCTGGACGCAAGCCAAAGACAATCCTTACAGATCTAGACATAATAACAGCTGAAGCAATCAATTCCATATCACCTCAAACAAATCATCGAGTTTGTGTATGGCATGTCTATCAAGATGCCCTCAAACAGCTGAGTCATGTTTCTGTTAGATCTGGTTCTTTTGTAAATGATTTGAGAAGCTGCTTCTTTGATAATGAGGAGGAGGATTATTTTGTTAATGCATGGAATGCTCTCCTGGACAAGTATGATCTGTGGCAAAATGAATGGTTGCAACAAATATATGGCAGCAGAGATAGATGGGCCATAGCATATGGAAGACAGTTTTTTTGTGCTGACATGGTAAGCATGCTACTGAGAGAAAATCTTACTGGCAACCTGAAAAAGTACCTAAAGCATGGCACAGACATTCTTCCACTTTTGAAGTATCTTGTTAAGGTTGTTACTGATTGGCACTACAGGGAATTAGAAGCCAATTATGACATGAGCCAGCATATGCCACCGCTGATGGGGGATATCATTACGTTAAAGCATGCAAGTGCTCCATACACACCTAAGATATTTGAGTTATTTCAGAAAGAATATGAAGCATGTTTGAATCTAGTGATAAAGCATTGCACTGAGAGTGGATCATTGTATAATTATAAAGTTAGCATATATGAACAGGTACGAGAGTATTCGGTTACTTTTGATTCTTCTAACAAGACAATCAGTTGCTGCTGTATGAAATTTGAGTATGTGGGAATCTTATGCTGCCATGCATTAAAAGTTCTTGACTATAGGAACATAAGGATAGTTCCATCCCAGTACATCTTAAAGAGATGGACAAAAGATGCTAGAGTTTGA